A region from the Rosa rugosa chromosome 6, drRosRugo1.1, whole genome shotgun sequence genome encodes:
- the LOC133715233 gene encoding uncharacterized protein LOC133715233, which yields MSMAAQLSFLKLPVLLPHKTNYCISKLQVQPSSSKPNIPKQDSTPSPQKLVTTTLHSLKSASLPLTALTLPFFLDPKDAFAVGGEFGILEGRTFALIHPIVMGGLFVYTLWAGYLGWQWRRVRTIQNEISELKKQEKPTPVTPDGTPVEAPPSPVALQIKQLSEERKELVKGNYRDRHFNAGSILLAFGVFEAIGGGVNTWFRTGKLFPGPHLFAGAGITVLWAAAAALVPAMQKGNETARSLHIAINAINVLLFIWQIPTGLDIVWKVFEFTKWP from the exons ATGAGCATGGCGGCCCAGCTCAGCTTCCTCAAGCTTCCTGTTCTCCTTCCCCACAAAACCAACTATTGCATCTCAAAATTACAAGTACAACCCTCATCATCAAAACCCAATATTCCAAAGCAGGACTCAACTCCTTCCCCACAGAAACTAGTCACAACCACCCTCCACAGCCTCAAGTCAGCTTCTCTTCCCCTCACAGCTCTCACATTGCCATTTTTCTTGGACCCCAAG GATGCATTTGCTGTTGGTGGGGAGTTTGGGATTTTGGAGGGAAGGACGTTTGCTCTGATACACCCAATTGTGATGGGCGGGTTGTTCGTTTACACATTGTGGGCCGGGTATTTGGGCTGGCAATGGAGGAGGGTCAGGACAATCCAGAATGAGATTAGTGAGCTCAAGAAGCAAGAGAAGCCTACCCCTGTCACACCAGATGGGACACCAGTTGAAGCACCACCATCTCCTGTTGCTCTTCAAATTAAGCAACTCAGTGAG GAAAGGAAGGAGTTGGTGAAAGGGAATTACCGGGATAGACACTTCAATGCAGGATCAATACTGCTCGCTTTTGGAGTTTTTGAGGCGATTGGTGGAGGAGTTAACACATGGTTTAGGACTGGAAAGCTATTTCCGGGTCCCCATTTGTTTGCAGGAGCAG GCATCACGGTGCTATGGGCAGCAGCTGCTGCACTTGTACCTGCAATGCAAAAGGGGAATGAGACGGCTAGAAGCCTTCACATTGCAATCAACGCGATAAACGTTCTGCTTTTCATATGGCAGATACCTACTGGACTTGACATAGTTTGGAAAGTGTTTGAATTCACTAAATGGCCTTGA
- the LOC133713705 gene encoding uncharacterized protein LOC133713705, with protein sequence MAEQRGNTRPVAGQEGDQSEDTQDKRRWTDEEDVQLCKSWKVVSQCPAVGTNQKKTELWLRVKRHFDANWPKSRSAQSLQGRWKILKIELYEWHCALRQAKNWYKSGSNAVDEQDEAQKLWHAGMKRKTGKAKRHNFQSFDSYAAVEGFAQFKDIPNHTSGGTSNVGCQHTHTQPIAANSPINLDMDVDEVIAGETADPNVRPQGRKAGKEAIRKAKKAAKEGSPYSSSLESIANNQIEAMKGKKKLDDEFARSLQEEEKRACILLQIEMRKEQLLLQERQDRIKEMEERIKEREERIMEIDTSKMTPNKKRYWSRKQKKIAEKEDLDEQPPPSMGGYYPQPNFGGAFSQPPYPGAYPQPPYPDAFPQPPLTGGFPPPPFTGGFPQPPYPGGYYPQPPYPGGYPTQPQFSPFSTGESTNPNPNPNYEPSNTNYLSREDEDYDLNN encoded by the exons ATGGCCGAACAAAGGGGAAACACACGTCCAGTGGCCGGACAAGagggagatcaaagtgaagatacccaagataaaaggagatggacggatgaggaagatgttcaattgtgcaagtcttggaaagtTGTAAGCCAATGTCCGGCTGTgggcacaaatcagaaaaaaacCGAATTATGGTTGCGCGTGAAGCGACACTTTGACGCAAATTGGCCCAAGAGCCGATCAGCCCAATCTTTGCAGGgaaggtggaaaattttgaagattgaactctatgagtggcattgtgcattaaggcaagcgaaaaattggtacaaaagcggttcgaatgcggttgatgag CAAGATGAAGCACAAAAATTGTGGCATGCCGGGATGAAGAGAAAAACTGGGAAGGCCAAAAGAcacaattttcagagctttgaTAGTTACGCTGCTGTGGAGGGCTTTGCACAATTTAAAGACATCCCTAACCATACATCCGGAGGAACATCAAATGTAGGATGTCAACATACGCACACACAACCAATTGCTGCAAATTCCCCCATCAACTTGGATATGGATGTAGATGAGGTAATTGCAGGTGAAACTGCAGATCCTaatgtgaggcctcaaggaaggaaGGCTGGGAAAGAAGCAATCCGGAAAGCCAAGAAGGCAGCGAAAGAAGGAAGTCCTTACTCAAGCAGTCTCGAGAGTATAGCGAACAACCAAATAGAGGCAATGAAGGGCAAGAAAAAACTCGATGACGAATTCGCTCGAAGTCtccaagaggaagagaaaagagcATGTATCCTCTTGCAAATCGAAATGCGAAAAGAGCAACTCCTATTGCAAGAAAGGCAAGATCGAATTAAAGAGATGGAAGAGCGTattaaagagagggaagagcgtattatggagatTGATACAAGTAAAATGACGCCAAATAAAAAGCGTTATtggtcaagaaaacaaaagaagatagcGGAGAAAGAAGATCTTGACGAGCAGCCGCCACCTTCTatgggtggatactatccgcaaccaaattttggtggtgcattctcacaacctccttaccccggtgcatacccacaaccaccttacccggatgcattcccacaacctcccttaaccggtggattcccaccacctcccttcaccggtggattcccacaacccccttaccccggtggatactatccgcaaccaccttaccccgggggatatcctacacaaccacaattttcacctttctctacgggtgagtccaccaaccctaaccctaaccctaattatgagccttcaaacacaaattacctttctagagaggatgaggattatgatttgaataattag
- the LOC133716783 gene encoding uncharacterized mitochondrial protein AtMg00810-like, whose product MATSHKGLFLNQRKYILDLLQDADMEDCKPARTPLDSELQLNVLSESFLDLTSYQRLVGKLIYLTITRLDISYAVSIVSQFMHAPTLAHLHIVKRILRYLKGSIGRGILMKNIGNTHIMGYTDADWAGNSLDRKSTTGFCTFLGGNLVTWKSKKQTVVARSSAEAEYRTMASTSCELIWLKGLLSDLGFPSCQPMSLFCDNQAAMQIASNPVFHERTKHIEVDCHYI is encoded by the coding sequence ATGGCTACTTCTCATAAAGGTCTCTTTCTCAATCAGAGAAAGTACATACTTGATTTACTGCAAGATGCAGATATGGAGGATTGTAAACCAGCTCGCACTCCTCTTGACAGCGAGCTGCAACTTAATGTATTAAGTGAGTCTTTCTTGGATTTAACCTCCTATCAACGATTAGTGGGTAAGCTTATCTATCTCACAATCACTCGACTTGATATTTCTTATGCTGTAAGCATTGtcagtcaattcatgcatgctCCAACTTTAGCTCATCTTCACATTGTGAAGAGAATTCTTCGTTATCTCAAAGGTTCTATTGGAAGAGGTATTTTGATGAAAAACATTGGAAACACTCACATAATGGGATACACCGATGCTGATTGGGCAGGCAATTCTCTTGATCGAAAATCAACAACTGGCTTCTGTACATTTCTTGGTGGAAAtctggttacttggaagagcaaaaAGCAAACTGTTGttgctcgttctagtgcagagGCTGAGTATAGAACTATGGCTTCCACTTCTTGTGAGCTTATTTGGTTAAAGGGTCTCCTATCTGATTTGGGATTTCCTAGTTgtcaaccaatgtcccttttttGTGACAATCAAGCTGCAATGCAGATTGCTTCTAATCCGGTTTTTCATGAAAGAACCAAACATATAGAAGTTGATTGTCACTACATTTGA